Below is a genomic region from Cloeon dipterum chromosome 2, ieCloDipt1.1, whole genome shotgun sequence.
tatttgataacagagggaatagtaaaatcagtctatcatatcagtatttggcaagaaatgtttggctcagtttttgtttgaatgcacttgagTTCCCATTCATACACAGATTCGGCGACAGGTTGTTCCACAGGCGATAACAAatgacttggaagcactgctcaGGCACTGTTACACTGACAAAGGGGGCCCGAAGTCGCATTCGATGCGCCCGTGACCTACCCAAAAAATCGACATCATGCGAATTAAGTAACCGTGCATTTGGCGTTTTCTATTTGTGAATTGCAACCTGCGAGTGAGTGTCATTTCgtcttatttatattttagattatGCTTGTTTCTACATTTCGCataattttatgcattatATAATTGGTTTACTTTGTCGGCAGTTAAAAAAGCTGGAAGCATGACTTCGTTCTTccttgccattttctttctcCCCCTTTCATCCCTGGCCGCCGCAGCCAACTTCACTCAGGTCTTCGTGTGGCCTGATAATttggactacgagtggccgtcCGAAGCAGTCAAGAAACAGGTCTTGAAAGATGGAACTTTCAAACTTGAGAATATCCATCCTCGTTACATGGCTGTACACGGATCAAGACTCTTTCTCAGCCTTCATAAAAATGATGGAATTCCGGTGACTTTGGTGActttgccgacgagcagcgctTCCTCCGAGCCTCCGAAGCTCACTCCATTCCCTTCCTGacacaagagaaaaaattgtcttcTACCTAACCGCAGCGAGGCCCACCAAATGATCATACTCAATAACGTCGATTCGAGGTCCCTTTCTCCTGATTTTTAAAGCATCCGAAAATTGCCAGCCCAAAAcgagcaaataaattgaaagcgggatgcaatttaaaagtcaacgccctctttaattttctgtaCATTTTATCTTGTAACTGTTTGAGCGTGCAATAGAGAGTGTGCCGTGCCCAGGAGGATAATCAGCGCTctccgtttttttttgcaacaaaaggTCCGCGTCCGGGTGAGCATGGCGCTGGGTATGtgcttttttaacaataataaaaaaaacgcggaaaattgattatttctttGTGATTAGTTGAGTTGATTGTTTgcctgattttaaaaattctggaaatttttaacttgcgTATTTCTGACAAGTTACACCAAGACTTGCGAGGGTTTATCGaggcataaaaatattgttttttttccttaaatacGAGTATATAGAACTTGCTTTTGGCATGTTTTTCTCGGTTTAAAATATCCCTAACTCGGCATATTTGCGGAGGATATAGAAAAAAACACTCGATCTGTTTTCAAAAACAGATCAGAAAAAGACGACACGTGCGAGCAGAGGCGAGTATGCGATCCGTTGAGACGCTCGAGAGCATTCAGTGCCGCGCCGCCGTCACGCACGTCTCGCCACATGAAAAACAGTaagtaaaaatgtgtttgccTCAATTTACTGTCGACACattcttcttttttaacttttgaaaataaccCGAAGGCGctgaaagttaaaagaaatgttcctgttttcttttttctaatttagatTATACTTACTTGTTTCTacatgttttattatttgttttaaaaaaggctGGAAGCATGACGCCATTCTTCGTCACCATGTTCTTTCTCCCCCTTTCATCcctcgccaccgccgccaactTCACTGAAGTCTTCGAGTGGCCCAATAAATTGGACTTTGAGTGGCCGTCGGAAGCGAGAAGGACACAGGCCTTGAGAGATGGAACTTTCGAACAACAGAAAATTGAGCCTGTTTACATGGCTGTCTACGGTTCAAGGATCTTCCTAAGCCTTGAAAAATATAGTTACATTCCGGTGAGtctggtgtctttgccgacgaACAGCGCGTCCTCCGCACCCCCGAATCTCACTCCATTCCCTTCGTGGGACATGCATGTAAGTACGATTTCCAGGAAACAGCATGAAATGTTGCTTCCTGTTTCCATTTACTGTCTTGCAATACATTGTAGAAAGAGTCAATTCATTTCTCATTTTGCAGGAATATGAAAACTgcgacaaaattgaaaaagcaagAGGGCTGGAAGTGGACTCGGTTGGAAGGCTGTGGCTGCTCGATGAGGGCAGCCCCAAATGCTATTCCAAATTATGGATTATCGACTTGTCCAACGACgataaaaccaaaatcattCACCGGTTTCCTTTTCTCTCTTCATCCATGCACGACTTGGTGCTTGAAGAAGCGGCCAACGGAACTTTTGCCTACATCTCACGGTGGGGTGAACAAAGCATtgtcgtgtttagtttggaaagGAAACAGTCTTGGATTGTGGACACGCCAAGAATGGAGGTGTATTCCATTGCCCTGTCCCCCAAGGATGAGGAACCGAGAAAGCTCTACCTTGGCAATTGGAGTTCCAATGGACTCTATTCAATTTCCGTCGCCACTCTCCGCAACGGAACTCGAACTGCAAAACCAAAGCTAATCGGAAAATGGACTTCAAATAAATCGTACagaatgctgatggacaacAACGGTACAATTTATGCCGCCTTTAAGTGGAAAAACTACATATCCTCGCTTAACACTTCCCAGCCTTTCGAGGAGCAGCGTTTTCATGAGGTAAATTCAAATaacagaataaatatttttgttgtaattttggATCgtcgttaaattattttatctgccTGCTCCTGCTGTAATTCTTTATCGTCGAGTCGGTGCATTGCTTGGTTTCAGGTCGCTGGACAGGATAGTTATTGGCCGTTCACTTTTGTCTTGGATCAAAATGGAACTTTTTGGATGACAGTGTTTGATTTCCAAAGAAAGCCAAGATGCAGGCTTCTGGAGGCTGCAATCGGAGCCAAATCGTACATCATTGATGCCTCCCCAGGTATTAGTTTACTAGAAACATAGAGACAACTTTTTAatgccaaaaaataatgaataatcaCATTTCCTAAGACCAAAGAGcactttgcaaaaaattaataaaaatggtctCGCTGCTGGGCTTGAatacataacatttttttatttctagctGCCAATTTCCGCTTTCAATCCAatgtaaaattgcaaattcatCCTTGTTTCAGTTACGCCCGCCACTGCGACCAACCCTACCCTTTCCCGAGACACCAAACTTACG
It encodes:
- the LOC135935850 gene encoding major royal jelly protein 3-like, whose protein sequence is MTPFFVTMFFLPLSSLATAANFTEVFEWPNKLDFEWPSEARRTQALRDGTFEQQKIEPVYMAVYGSRIFLSLEKYSYIPVSLVSLPTNSASSAPPNLTPFPSWDMHEYENCDKIEKARGLEVDSVGRLWLLDEGSPKCYSKLWIIDLSNDDKTKIIHRFPFLSSSMHDLVLEEAANGTFAYISRWGEQSIVVFSLERKQSWIVDTPRMEVYSIALSPKDEEPRKLYLGNWSSNGLYSISVATLRNGTRTAKPKLIGKWTSNKSYRMLMDNNGTIYAAFKWKNYISSLNTSQPFEEQRFHEVAGQDSYWPFTFVLDQNGTFWMTVFDFQRKPRCRLLEAAIGAKSYIIDASPVTPATATNPTLSRDTKLTPLTNLLHLFIIVVICSFVLIILWLILRQKMKIICVLENNGVVMVK